One genomic window of Actinoplanes lobatus includes the following:
- a CDS encoding NAD(P)H-dependent glycerol-3-phosphate dehydrogenase: MKAAVIGSGSWGTAFAKVLGEAGSEVRMWARREAVATEIREKGSNEGSLPGIRLGPAVTATTDLAEAVTGAELIAIAVPAQTLRGNLADWAGSFPGDATVVSLMKGIELGTLKRMSEVIVETAGVAPDRVVVVSGPNLAPEIAAGQPTTTVVACSDESRARQVQHAIATPHFRPYTSDDVIGCELGGACKNVIALAYGMAVAIGLGDNTRASLITRGLAETARLGVALGADPLTFAGLAGLGDLVASCSSPLARNRTFGEHLGRGDSLEQAQIATRQTAEGVKSCLSIRDLARANGVEMPIVEQVERVCHEGVDPRVAVKLLMTREMKPE; the protein is encoded by the coding sequence ATGAAGGCGGCCGTCATCGGATCCGGATCCTGGGGCACCGCGTTCGCCAAGGTGCTCGGCGAGGCCGGGTCGGAGGTGCGCATGTGGGCGCGGCGGGAGGCGGTCGCCACGGAGATCCGGGAGAAGGGCTCCAACGAGGGCTCGCTCCCCGGCATCCGCCTCGGGCCGGCCGTCACCGCGACCACCGACCTGGCGGAGGCCGTCACCGGTGCCGAACTGATCGCCATCGCGGTGCCCGCCCAGACCCTGCGCGGCAACCTGGCCGACTGGGCCGGCTCGTTCCCCGGCGACGCCACCGTGGTCTCCCTCATGAAGGGCATCGAACTCGGCACGCTCAAGCGGATGAGCGAGGTCATCGTGGAGACGGCCGGTGTCGCCCCGGACCGCGTCGTGGTCGTCTCCGGGCCCAACCTGGCCCCCGAGATCGCCGCCGGGCAGCCCACCACGACCGTGGTGGCGTGCTCCGACGAGAGCCGCGCCCGGCAGGTCCAGCACGCCATCGCCACGCCCCACTTCCGCCCCTACACCAGCGACGACGTGATCGGCTGCGAACTCGGTGGCGCCTGCAAGAACGTGATCGCCCTGGCGTACGGGATGGCCGTCGCCATCGGCCTCGGTGACAACACCCGGGCCTCGCTGATCACCCGCGGCCTGGCCGAGACCGCCCGGCTCGGCGTGGCGCTCGGCGCCGACCCGCTCACCTTCGCCGGCCTGGCCGGCCTCGGCGACCTGGTCGCCTCCTGCTCGTCGCCGCTCGCCCGGAACCGCACCTTCGGCGAGCACCTGGGCCGCGGCGACTCCCTGGAACAGGCGCAGATCGCCACCCGGCAGACCGCCGAGGGCGTCAAGAGCTGCCTGTCCATCCGTGACCTGGCCCGGGCGAACGGCGTGGAGATGCCGATCGTCGAACAGGTCGAGCGCGTGTGCCACGAGGGCGTGGACCCGCGGGTCGCGGTGAAACTGCTGATGACACGGGAGATGAAACCCGAGTGA
- a CDS encoding RNA degradosome polyphosphate kinase yields MQTPPRTPETRRRGPNGRFLPRPEQTEAQPTEAPDPVTAPEPSATELVVTERAAAAEPVSPAAVAEAVITEREVSELTGSEMVADLNDDEDDEDADETPGYLLPEDRFHNRELSWLDFNARVLALAEDPGTPLLERAKFLAIFASNLDEFYMVRVAGLKRRLSAGLPVRGGDRSPLRHQIEMITERTADLVTRHAACFADEVRPKLAAESIELVSWKELDAAEQGRLRTFFREQVFPVLTPLAVDPAHPFPYISSRSLNLAVALRYPEGDSPELFARVKVPNNVPRFVTVQNDNRGVRFLPVEELIAVHLNQLFPGMQILEWHLFRVTRNAELEVDEDRDEDLLQALERELAQRRFGPPVRLEVAASISDHVLDLLVRELDMDSQDVLRVPGLLDLSALWQVFGECDRDDLKDRPFVPATHPHLADGEVPRSVFNRLRESDILVHHPYHSFSTSVQRFIEQAAADPNVLAIKQTLYRTSGDSPIVDALVDAAAAGKQVVVLVEVKARFDEVANIAWARTLERAGCHVVYGLVGLKTHCKTALVVRQEGNQIRRYCHIGTGNYHPKTARLYEDFGMLTADPEVGADVTDLFNVLTGYSRQTTYRRLLVAPHGVRKGLLERVDEQARIAREGGEALVQFKVNSLVDEKTIDALYRASQDGVKVDLIIRGMCALRPGIAGLSENIRVRSIVGRFLEHSRVFRFGPGPDSEYWMGSADLMHRNLDRRVEALVKVTLPSAREELRHVLEFSMGEQTEGWDLDADGVWHRGAGTPGRPQVHLQAAMLRRIIGKKQH; encoded by the coding sequence ATGCAGACCCCGCCCCGGACCCCCGAGACCCGCCGGCGTGGCCCCAACGGCCGCTTTCTGCCCAGGCCGGAGCAGACAGAGGCGCAGCCGACCGAGGCCCCCGATCCCGTGACCGCCCCTGAGCCGTCCGCCACCGAACTGGTGGTGACCGAGCGGGCCGCCGCCGCGGAACCGGTCAGCCCGGCGGCCGTGGCCGAGGCCGTGATCACCGAGCGCGAGGTGTCCGAGCTCACCGGGAGTGAGATGGTCGCCGACCTGAACGACGACGAGGACGACGAGGACGCCGACGAGACACCCGGCTACCTGCTGCCCGAGGACCGGTTCCACAACCGGGAGCTGTCCTGGCTCGACTTCAACGCCCGGGTGCTGGCCCTGGCCGAGGACCCGGGGACGCCCCTGCTGGAGCGGGCGAAGTTCCTGGCCATCTTCGCCAGCAACCTCGACGAGTTCTACATGGTCCGGGTGGCCGGCCTGAAGCGCCGGCTGAGCGCCGGCCTGCCGGTCCGCGGCGGTGACCGGTCCCCGCTGCGGCACCAGATCGAGATGATCACCGAGCGGACCGCCGACCTGGTCACCCGGCACGCCGCCTGCTTCGCCGACGAGGTCCGGCCGAAACTCGCGGCGGAGAGCATCGAGCTGGTCTCGTGGAAGGAGCTGGACGCTGCCGAGCAGGGGCGGCTGCGGACCTTCTTCCGGGAGCAGGTCTTCCCGGTCCTGACGCCGCTCGCCGTCGACCCGGCGCACCCGTTCCCGTACATCTCGAGTCGTTCGCTCAACCTGGCGGTGGCGCTGCGGTACCCGGAGGGCGACTCGCCGGAGCTGTTCGCCCGGGTCAAGGTGCCGAACAACGTGCCCCGCTTCGTGACCGTGCAGAACGACAACCGCGGCGTGCGCTTCCTGCCGGTCGAGGAGCTCATCGCGGTCCACCTCAACCAGCTGTTCCCGGGGATGCAGATCCTGGAGTGGCACCTGTTCCGGGTGACCCGCAACGCCGAGCTGGAGGTCGACGAGGACCGCGACGAGGACCTGCTCCAGGCCCTGGAGCGGGAGCTGGCGCAGCGCCGGTTCGGTCCGCCGGTGCGGCTGGAGGTGGCCGCGTCGATCAGCGATCACGTGCTCGACCTGCTGGTCCGCGAGCTCGACATGGACAGTCAGGACGTGCTGCGGGTGCCCGGCCTGCTGGACCTGTCGGCGCTGTGGCAGGTGTTCGGCGAGTGCGACCGGGACGATCTGAAGGACCGCCCGTTCGTGCCGGCGACCCACCCGCACCTGGCCGACGGCGAGGTGCCGCGCAGCGTGTTCAACCGGCTGCGCGAGTCGGACATCCTGGTGCACCACCCGTACCACTCGTTCTCCACGAGCGTGCAGCGGTTCATCGAGCAGGCGGCGGCCGACCCCAACGTGCTGGCCATCAAGCAGACGCTGTACCGGACGTCGGGCGACTCCCCGATCGTGGACGCCCTGGTCGACGCGGCGGCCGCCGGCAAGCAGGTGGTGGTGCTGGTCGAGGTGAAGGCCCGGTTCGACGAGGTGGCCAACATCGCCTGGGCGCGGACCCTGGAGCGGGCCGGCTGCCACGTGGTCTACGGCCTGGTCGGCCTGAAGACGCACTGCAAGACCGCCCTGGTGGTGCGGCAGGAGGGCAACCAGATCCGGCGCTACTGCCACATCGGCACCGGCAACTACCACCCCAAGACCGCCCGGCTGTACGAGGACTTCGGCATGCTGACCGCCGATCCGGAGGTGGGCGCCGACGTCACCGACCTGTTCAACGTGCTGACCGGGTACAGCCGTCAGACCACGTACCGGCGTCTCCTGGTGGCGCCGCACGGTGTCCGCAAGGGCCTGCTGGAGCGGGTCGACGAGCAGGCCCGGATCGCCCGGGAGGGCGGCGAGGCGCTGGTCCAGTTCAAGGTGAACTCGCTGGTCGACGAGAAGACCATCGACGCGCTGTACCGGGCCTCGCAGGACGGGGTCAAGGTGGACCTGATCATCCGGGGCATGTGCGCGCTGCGGCCCGGCATCGCCGGCCTGTCGGAGAACATCCGGGTCCGCTCGATCGTCGGCCGGTTCCTGGAGCACTCGCGGGTGTTCCGGTTCGGTCCCGGGCCGGACTCCGAGTACTGGATGGGCTCCGCCGACCTGATGCACCGCAACCTGGACCGCCGGGTGGAGGCGCTGGTCAAGGTGACCCTGCCGTCGGCCCGCGAGGAGCTGCGGCACGTGCTGGAGTTCTCGATGGGCGAGCAGACCGAGGGCTGGGACCTGGACGCCGACGGTGTCTGGCACCGCGGCGCCGGCACCCCCGGCCGTCCGCAGGTGCACCTCCAGGCCGCCATGCTGCGCCGGATCATCGGCAAGAAGCAGCACTGA
- a CDS encoding HU family DNA-binding protein → MNKAELIEALAGRLGDRKTATLALDAFISEVQNAVAKGDKVALTGFGSFEKRARNARTARNPRTGEPVKVKKTSVAVFKAGSAFRELVASGKPAKAATAAKKTATTAAAKKTTATKTAPAKTTATKTTATKTAATKTTATKAATKTAAAKATKATTAKTAAAKKTTATKAAPAKTTATKAATKTAAAKATKATTAKTTAAKKTTATKTAPATKTATKKAATAPATKKTATTAKATPAKRTARKTATPAAAPARARTASARKAR, encoded by the coding sequence GTGAACAAGGCCGAGCTCATCGAGGCGCTCGCCGGCAGGCTGGGAGACAGGAAGACGGCGACCCTGGCTTTGGACGCGTTCATCAGTGAGGTGCAGAACGCCGTTGCCAAGGGTGACAAGGTCGCGCTCACCGGATTCGGTTCGTTCGAGAAGCGGGCACGCAATGCGCGCACCGCGCGCAATCCGCGGACCGGTGAGCCGGTCAAGGTGAAGAAGACGTCGGTCGCGGTCTTCAAGGCGGGCAGCGCATTCCGCGAACTGGTGGCGAGCGGAAAACCGGCGAAGGCGGCCACCGCCGCCAAGAAGACGGCGACCACCGCGGCCGCGAAGAAGACGACCGCCACCAAGACGGCGCCTGCCAAGACGACCGCTACGAAGACGACCGCTACAAAGACGGCCGCTACAAAGACGACCGCTACGAAGGCGGCCACGAAGACGGCCGCCGCCAAGGCCACCAAGGCGACCACCGCGAAGACCGCGGCCGCCAAGAAGACGACCGCCACCAAGGCGGCGCCGGCCAAGACGACGGCCACGAAGGCGGCCACGAAGACGGCCGCCGCCAAGGCCACCAAGGCGACCACCGCGAAGACCACGGCCGCCAAGAAGACGACCGCCACCAAGACGGCGCCGGCTACGAAGACGGCCACCAAGAAGGCCGCCACGGCGCCGGCCACGAAGAAGACGGCGACCACCGCGAAAGCCACTCCGGCCAAGCGGACCGCCCGTAAGACCGCCACCCCGGCCGCGGCGCCGGCCCGGGCACGTACCGCCTCTGCACGCAAGGCCCGCTGA
- a CDS encoding lysophospholipid acyltransferase family protein — translation MAQLRLGFWQRLAVMLVLPVMTVLTRKTWHRMNDVPATGPVILVPNHVSHFDPLVVAHYVWRAGRWPRFLGKASVWKVPVIGFLLRKTRQIPVERGSVEAVKSLDTLVEALREGGAVVIYPEGTTTRHPELWPMRGKTGAARLALLTGAPVVPIANWGAQTIFDPRTNRLKLRRSHVTVTTGAPIDLSRWAGVEPTRAVLEEMTEAIMLGIRDLLAEIRDGEPPALYDRPAHRATTSEDAP, via the coding sequence GTGGCACAGCTCAGGCTCGGTTTCTGGCAGCGTCTCGCGGTGATGCTGGTCCTCCCGGTGATGACCGTGCTGACCCGCAAGACCTGGCACCGGATGAACGACGTCCCGGCCACCGGGCCGGTGATCCTCGTCCCGAACCACGTGTCGCACTTCGACCCCCTGGTCGTCGCGCACTATGTCTGGCGGGCCGGCCGGTGGCCGCGGTTCCTCGGCAAGGCCAGCGTCTGGAAGGTGCCGGTGATCGGGTTCCTGCTGCGCAAGACCCGGCAGATCCCGGTCGAACGGGGCAGTGTGGAAGCGGTGAAGTCGCTGGACACGCTGGTCGAGGCGCTACGCGAGGGCGGTGCCGTGGTGATCTACCCGGAGGGGACGACCACCCGGCACCCCGAGCTGTGGCCGATGCGGGGCAAGACCGGCGCGGCCCGGCTCGCGCTGCTGACCGGCGCCCCGGTGGTGCCGATCGCGAACTGGGGCGCCCAGACGATCTTCGACCCGCGTACCAACCGGCTCAAGCTGCGCCGCTCGCACGTCACGGTGACCACCGGCGCGCCGATCGACCTCAGCCGCTGGGCCGGCGTCGAACCCACCAGGGCGGTGCTCGAGGAGATGACCGAGGCGATCATGCTGGGCATCCGGGACCTGCTCGCTGAGATCCGCGACGGCGAACCGCCGGCGCTCTACGACCGGCCCGCGCATCGGGCCACTACCTCGGAGGATGCGCCATGA
- the leuC gene encoding 3-isopropylmalate dehydratase large subunit: protein MVGVTPQSGKPRTLAEKVWDDHVVRTAEGEPDLLFIDLHLLHEVTSPQAFDGLRVAGRPVRRTDLTLATEDHNTPTGYADPAFNTKRGELFTIADTTSRTQIETLRKNCAEFGVEIRPLGDVNQGIVHVIGPQLGLTQPGMTIVCGDSHTATHGAFGALAFGIGTSEVEHVLATQTLPQAKPKTMAVTVVGELGPGVSAKDLILALITQTGTGGGNGHIVEYRGEAIRKLSMEGRMTICNMSIEWGAKAGMIAPDETTFAYLEGRQHAPKGEQWDAAVGYWKTLATDEDAEYDTEIILDASQISPFITWGTNPGQGAALNSVVPNPEDFLDDVERTAAERALAYMDLTPGTPFREVPVDVVFVGSCTNGRLEDLRAAADVIRGRTVADGVRMMIVPGSYQVREQAEAEGLDKVFTEAGAEWRFAGCSMCLGMNPDTLSPGQRAASTSNRNFEGRQGKGGRTHLVSPQVAAATAVVGRLAAPADL, encoded by the coding sequence ATGGTGGGAGTCACTCCCCAGAGCGGGAAACCCAGGACCCTGGCCGAGAAGGTCTGGGATGACCACGTGGTGCGCACGGCCGAGGGTGAGCCCGACCTGCTCTTCATCGACCTGCACCTGCTGCACGAGGTCACCAGCCCGCAAGCCTTCGACGGTCTGCGGGTGGCCGGCCGGCCGGTTCGCCGGACCGACCTCACGCTCGCGACGGAGGACCACAACACCCCGACCGGGTATGCGGACCCCGCGTTCAACACCAAGCGCGGTGAGCTGTTCACGATCGCCGACACGACCTCGCGCACGCAGATCGAGACGCTGCGGAAGAACTGCGCCGAGTTCGGTGTCGAGATCCGCCCGCTGGGTGACGTGAACCAGGGCATCGTGCACGTGATCGGCCCGCAGCTGGGTCTCACCCAGCCCGGCATGACGATCGTCTGCGGCGACTCGCACACCGCGACCCACGGCGCGTTCGGCGCGCTGGCCTTCGGCATCGGCACCAGCGAGGTCGAGCACGTGCTCGCCACCCAGACGCTGCCGCAGGCCAAGCCGAAGACGATGGCCGTCACCGTGGTCGGCGAGCTGGGCCCGGGCGTCTCCGCGAAGGACCTGATCCTCGCCCTGATCACGCAGACCGGCACCGGCGGCGGCAACGGCCACATCGTGGAGTACCGCGGCGAGGCCATCCGCAAGCTCTCCATGGAGGGCCGGATGACGATCTGCAACATGTCGATCGAGTGGGGCGCCAAGGCCGGCATGATCGCGCCGGACGAGACCACGTTCGCGTACCTCGAGGGCCGTCAGCACGCCCCGAAGGGCGAGCAGTGGGACGCCGCGGTCGGGTACTGGAAGACCCTCGCCACCGATGAGGACGCCGAGTACGACACCGAGATCATCCTGGACGCCTCGCAGATCAGCCCGTTCATCACCTGGGGCACCAACCCGGGCCAGGGCGCGGCGCTGAACAGCGTGGTGCCGAACCCGGAGGACTTCCTGGACGACGTCGAGCGCACCGCTGCCGAGCGCGCGCTGGCGTACATGGACCTCACCCCGGGCACCCCGTTCCGTGAGGTCCCGGTCGACGTGGTCTTCGTCGGCTCGTGCACCAACGGCCGGCTCGAGGACCTGCGCGCCGCCGCCGACGTGATCCGTGGCCGCACGGTGGCCGACGGCGTCCGCATGATGATCGTGCCGGGCTCCTACCAGGTGCGCGAGCAGGCCGAGGCCGAGGGCCTGGACAAGGTCTTCACCGAGGCGGGCGCCGAGTGGCGGTTCGCCGGCTGTTCCATGTGCCTGGGCATGAACCCGGACACGCTCAGCCCCGGTCAGCGCGCCGCGTCCACCTCCAACCGCAACTTCGAGGGCCGGCAGGGCAAGGGCGGGCGCACCCACCTGGTCTCACCGCAGGTCGCCGCCGCCACCGCCGTGGTCGGCCGGCTGGCCGCCCCCGCCGACCTCTGA
- a CDS encoding IclR family transcriptional regulator — protein sequence MSGVGVLDKAVVILAACVDGASLAELVERTKLPRATAHRLAQALEIHRMLVRDTQGRWRPGPRLGELANAAPDVLLTAAEPLLSALRDATGESAQLYLRRADERICVAAAERASGLRDTVPVGSVLPMVAGSAAQILLAWEPPEAVMPLLPRCKFTGRTLAEVRRRGWAQSVAEREPGVASVSAPIRDRTGRVIASISISGPIERLGRRPGERHAMAVVRAGQRLSGL from the coding sequence ATGAGCGGTGTAGGCGTTCTCGACAAGGCGGTAGTCATCCTCGCCGCGTGTGTCGACGGCGCCAGCCTGGCCGAACTCGTCGAGCGCACCAAGCTGCCGCGGGCGACCGCACATCGCCTGGCCCAAGCTCTGGAGATTCATCGGATGCTGGTGCGGGACACTCAAGGAAGATGGCGTCCAGGACCGAGATTGGGCGAGTTGGCCAATGCCGCACCGGACGTTCTCCTGACCGCCGCCGAGCCTCTTCTGTCCGCGTTGCGGGACGCGACCGGCGAGAGCGCTCAGCTCTACCTGCGCCGTGCCGATGAGCGCATCTGCGTCGCCGCCGCCGAGCGCGCCAGTGGCCTGCGCGACACCGTGCCGGTCGGCTCGGTGCTGCCGATGGTCGCCGGTTCGGCCGCCCAGATCCTGCTCGCGTGGGAGCCGCCCGAGGCGGTGATGCCGCTCCTGCCGCGCTGCAAGTTCACCGGCCGCACGCTGGCCGAGGTCCGCCGCCGCGGCTGGGCACAGAGCGTCGCCGAACGCGAGCCGGGTGTGGCGAGCGTCTCCGCGCCGATCCGCGACCGGACCGGCCGGGTGATCGCGTCCATCTCGATAAGCGGTCCGATCGAGCGACTGGGCCGCCGACCCGGTGAGCGTCACGCCATGGCCGTCGTCCGCGCCGGCCAGCGCCTGTCCGGCCTCTGA
- the cofC gene encoding 2-phospho-L-lactate guanylyltransferase yields the protein MVRSWTVVIPVKRLGLAKTRLRGAVPPDRHPDLALAMVRDTAAAVLSATAVAGLIVVTDDPAVGGAVRELGARVVPDPGGGLNAAMRYGADQAAGLGAYRAVLAGDLPALRPEQLDEALGRVSARSFVPDAAGIGTVLLAAPPGQALDPRFGGPSAAAHAASGAVRLVRKWPGLRQDVDTAADLDAVLTLGAGPRTCGLLRDLGLTTECAPAA from the coding sequence GTGGTGCGGAGTTGGACGGTGGTCATCCCGGTGAAGCGGCTGGGCCTGGCGAAGACACGGCTGCGCGGCGCGGTTCCGCCGGACCGGCACCCGGATCTGGCGCTCGCCATGGTTCGCGACACGGCCGCCGCGGTGCTCTCCGCCACCGCGGTCGCCGGGCTGATCGTGGTGACCGACGATCCGGCGGTCGGCGGCGCGGTCCGGGAGCTGGGCGCCCGGGTGGTGCCCGATCCGGGTGGCGGGCTGAACGCGGCGATGCGGTACGGCGCCGACCAGGCGGCCGGGCTCGGCGCGTACCGGGCGGTGCTGGCCGGTGATCTGCCCGCGCTGCGCCCGGAGCAGCTGGACGAGGCGCTCGGCCGGGTGTCGGCCCGCAGCTTCGTGCCGGACGCCGCGGGCATCGGGACGGTGCTGCTCGCCGCGCCGCCCGGGCAGGCGCTCGACCCGCGGTTCGGCGGTCCGTCGGCGGCCGCGCACGCGGCCAGCGGGGCGGTCCGGCTGGTCCGGAAGTGGCCCGGTCTGCGGCAGGACGTGGACACCGCCGCCGACCTGGACGCGGTCCTCACTCTGGGTGCGGGACCCCGGACGTGTGGCCTGCTGCGTGATCTCGGACTCACCACGGAGTGCGCGCCGGCCGCCTGA
- a CDS encoding cold-shock protein has product MQGTIATFDPQTRSGSLLLDDGTPLVFGPEAFDRSGLRLLRLGQRVTIEPDEAGAVRRVLIPGVA; this is encoded by the coding sequence ATGCAGGGCACGATCGCGACCTTCGACCCGCAGACCCGCAGCGGCTCGCTGCTGCTCGACGACGGGACACCGCTGGTCTTCGGCCCGGAGGCGTTCGACCGCTCCGGGCTGCGGCTCCTCCGCCTCGGTCAGCGGGTCACCATCGAGCCGGATGAGGCGGGAGCGGTCCGCCGTGTGTTGATTCCCGGAGTCGCCTGA
- a CDS encoding NUDIX hydrolase has product MPAGSTGAVERAAGGVLYRPAAAGLEICVVHRPRYDDWSLPKGKLSDGEPPLVAAVREVEEETGAAGIPQLRLPDVDYPLPGGRPKNVAFWLMRAGSDGPVRDTDEVDELAWLPLAEAAARLTYADEREIVAHVAALPPVTAVIALVRHARAGERRKWAGRDELRPIDPVGVRQADRIAALLTPLRPRRLVAAPPLRCAQTLEPLAAALGGQPIVRDSAVAEPPGPDRLPARLAAARSRLAELRAHERVVVCSQGKLMPHLLASLHDDGAAERFRTPKGDGWLLTWSGDRLLGASRL; this is encoded by the coding sequence ATGCCGGCTGGTTCCACCGGGGCCGTCGAGCGGGCGGCAGGCGGGGTGCTCTACCGCCCGGCCGCTGCCGGTCTCGAGATCTGTGTGGTGCACCGGCCGCGCTACGACGACTGGAGCCTGCCCAAGGGCAAACTGTCCGACGGCGAGCCGCCGCTGGTCGCCGCGGTCCGGGAGGTCGAGGAGGAGACCGGCGCCGCCGGGATACCGCAGTTGCGGCTGCCCGACGTCGACTATCCGCTGCCCGGCGGGCGGCCGAAGAACGTGGCGTTCTGGCTGATGCGGGCCGGTTCGGACGGTCCGGTGCGGGACACCGACGAGGTCGACGAGCTGGCGTGGCTGCCGTTGGCCGAGGCGGCCGCGCGGCTGACGTACGCCGATGAACGCGAAATCGTGGCGCATGTCGCCGCTCTGCCGCCGGTGACCGCGGTGATCGCGCTGGTCCGGCACGCCCGGGCCGGGGAGCGCAGGAAGTGGGCCGGCCGTGACGAGCTGCGGCCGATCGATCCGGTCGGTGTGAGGCAGGCGGACCGGATCGCCGCCCTGCTCACCCCGTTGCGACCGCGGCGTCTGGTGGCGGCGCCGCCGCTGCGCTGCGCCCAGACGCTGGAACCGCTGGCCGCGGCGCTCGGCGGTCAGCCGATCGTGCGGGACAGCGCGGTCGCCGAGCCGCCCGGCCCGGACCGGTTGCCGGCCCGGCTGGCCGCGGCCCGGTCCCGGCTGGCCGAGCTGCGCGCACACGAGCGGGTGGTGGTGTGCAGCCAGGGCAAACTGATGCCGCATCTGCTCGCGTCGCTGCACGACGACGGCGCCGCCGAGCGGTTCAGAACGCCGAAGGGCGACGGCTGGCTGCTGACCTGGTCCGGCGACCGGTTGCTGGGCGCGTCCCGGCTGTGA
- the leuD gene encoding 3-isopropylmalate dehydratase small subunit, with translation MDKFVTHSGKVMPLRRSDVDTDQIIPAVYLKRVTRTGFEDGLFNAWREDPDFVLNRPRHAGATILVAGPNFGTGSSRQHAVWALRDWGFKAVIASRFGDIFRGNSLKEGLLPIQLDQKIVESLWDLAESEPEKEITVDLEGRVVRVDDAAYGFPIDDFSRWRLMEGLDDIGLTLRHEGAITAYEKGRPAFKPAVVL, from the coding sequence ATGGACAAGTTCGTCACCCACAGCGGCAAGGTCATGCCCCTGCGCCGCTCCGACGTGGACACCGACCAGATCATCCCGGCGGTCTACCTGAAGCGGGTCACCCGGACCGGCTTCGAGGACGGGCTCTTCAACGCCTGGCGCGAGGACCCGGACTTCGTGCTGAACCGGCCGCGGCACGCGGGCGCCACCATCCTGGTCGCCGGACCGAACTTCGGCACCGGCTCGTCCCGGCAGCACGCCGTCTGGGCGCTGCGCGACTGGGGCTTCAAGGCGGTCATCGCCTCCCGCTTCGGTGACATCTTCCGCGGCAACTCCCTCAAGGAGGGCCTGCTCCCGATCCAGCTGGACCAGAAGATCGTGGAGAGCCTCTGGGACCTCGCCGAGAGCGAGCCGGAGAAGGAGATCACCGTCGACCTGGAGGGCCGCGTGGTCCGGGTGGACGACGCCGCCTACGGGTTCCCGATCGACGATTTCAGTCGCTGGCGCCTCATGGAGGGCCTCGACGACATCGGACTGACGCTGCGGCACGAAGGCGCGATTACCGCGTACGAGAAGGGCCGCCCCGCTTTCAAGCCGGCCGTCGTTCTTTAG